gaaaacctaaataaaaagcTATTAAAAAATTCGTCTATAAAATGGAAGTAGAAGTAGAAGAGATTCTGAAAGTGAGAGATAAATTCGAACTTGTTTTTTTCTCATCGAACGGGGTAAATGGAACAAAATGGGGAATTTCTAGGGTTTGGTGGTTGTTATTGGTGGtgctgtggtggtggtggtgatgaattTTCCTCCGAAGAGTGTCCATTGTTAGAAAAGGTTGAGGTTGGGGGAAGCACTAATAGTAGTACAATTGGTACTGTTCTGGTTATGGATGCTCCGACTCTCATTTTTGTATGTTTTCATAAAGCTTTTAGGGCTGAACTTGAAGAGCTTCATCGAATTACTTTGTCTTTCTTGGAGATTAATGGGTTTCCTGGACGTGATTTGATTCTTGATCTTCTTTATCGGTTTCGATATCTTCAACTTGTTTATAAGTATCACTCAGCTGCTGAGAATGAGGTGAGTGTACTCTTCTCCATAACTTAGCCTTTTCTTTTATTATCTTTTTGAGCTGAATTTTAGTAAATGTTAGCTTCCAAATTGAATGAATATATTCTGCTGTGAGGATGTACTAGATCATGTCAGTAGCTTAGTTTGTTTTTAGTGATTTTCTTGGGTTAATCAAAATGGAGATGTAGTTATCTCCTAGAGCCTCCATTGgaattaaagtttttttttttttggtgacttGTAATTCTCCAGTAGGAAAGTATACTTGTAGTTCTCTCTGGTAGATAGTTATTTCTGTCAGAATCTATCTTATTGCGTTACTCGGTGTTCCTTACCGATAGAGCAAGTTTTTGAAGGGGAGGCCTTATTACCCAGTTGGTTTACAGTCATATTTTTCTCTGGATACAATCCTGTATTTTAATTGTAATTGCTTTTGCAGGTTATCTTTAAAGCCTTGGGCGAACGTGTAAAAAACATTGAATGTTCATATTATCTTGAACATAGAAGGTCCATAGATGATCTTTTTGATTCAGTATTCTGGTGGTTCAGTTCATTGTTGGAGGCTGATGGAAAATTTTCACTACCATTTCAAGAACTGGTGAACCGTGTTAACTCATTGCAGTCCTCCATTTGCCAGGATATGCTCAGAGAAGACGAACAGGTAAAAAACCTTACTTTTGTTCAGGTATTTCAGATTTAGATTTCTTGGTTGGAGAATTTCCATATCTATACTGACACAGGATTCAGTAGCTTTCCTTACGTTCATATTTTCAATTGGGATTCACACATTTGTTATTCTTTTCGTTAGTTATGAactcttttctcttcttttgcTTTGCACTTTATATTCTTTAAATCAATGTGTTTGTATTGATGTGGAAGTGAAAATGATAAGAGTTAAATTTCTCCCTTATGACCCGGatttgttgtgcaggtttttcCTTGGCTGATTCAGTTCTCCTTGGAAGAACAGGCTTCACTTGTTAGGAAGTTCATTTACAGTGTACCTATAACGTTGTTGGAAGATATGTTACCATGGATGGCATCCTATCTTCCTAAAACTGAACAGATCAATTTCGCGCTTTGCATTAAAGCGGttattcctaaagagaatctaTTACGAAAGGTATGCCAGTAACTTCTTAACTGTAGTTTTAAGTTAGCATAGCTAttggtaaaaaaaattgtttctttgtGAAGGTTATGATATCCTGGCTGGTTAAGAAAAGGCAACCAACTTCCAAATCCTTCAGCATCCCTGAAAGTGGAAATTGGGTTTTAAGCTCGAACATACCATTATGCTTGAAGGAGTTTCCAAAGGCATACTTGTCTGGCAAGAACTTACCTGGGAAGATCTGCAGTGGAATAAAATCAGATCGTACCGAACATACTGCTAAATGTCATCCtattgatgttcttcatgtttgGCATGGTGTTATCAGCAAGGATTTGAACAAAATTCTAGAGGACCTACAAGAAAAAGGAGGATCCAGGATTTATTCACATTTATCTTCAATATGTAGCCGGTTAAAGTTCTTTGTAGATGTCCTCATATTCTACAGGTATACTAAAGATTTGCTTTTCTGTTCTTTTCTCTCCTTCAATCTTGGTTTTTACTCACAAGGAAAAATTTGTTATATCAGTGCTGCCTTGGAGAAAGTATTCTTCTCAGTATTGAATGAACTTGTGGACGAGTCCTCATCTTTCTCGCACAGAAGGTTTCCAGATGACTCACAGATTGAAGGTCTCTTTCAAGCTCTACAAAATTTGAGTTCACAAAATATTATGTCACTCTCAACCCATTTGGAGAGGTTGGGCTTGCAATTGGACTCTTTCATAGAGGGAATCAATGCGCACTTTGCTTTTCAAGAATCCGAGGTACAATatctttcttttcttcaagaagaGACCTATATGGAAGAGAGTTGATTCAAATTATTAGATTTCTTAAATTTTTTGTTAGGCATATCTGAACCAAACAATTCATCTTCACATGTTTGAATCAGATCCTAGTTTTGTATGCTTTTATCTCTGGCGGTGGTACTAAAGCAACAAATTTCAATTCTTTGTTGTTAGCTCTTGGCAAATTACAAAATTGATTCAATTTTCCAGAACTTAATGAACAAGATCTTAATTGATTGCCATTGGTCAACATAACATTCCACTCGTTCCTAATATTTAACAGGTTTTGCCTCTCATCCGCAAGCACTGTGATTATGAAATGCAGCAGAGCTTGTTGTATAAGAGCTTGCAAGTGATGCCTCTTGGGTTGTTAAAATGTGTGATAAGTTGGTTGTCAACCCATTTAACCGAAGACGAGTCAAATGCTATAACTTGCAGCATGATGTTGGCAGGTTTGCGTTGAAATGTTTGAAATCAAAATATTTGATGCATGAGTGGGGATCTTTTAACGCCAGTGCCCTGATTTGTTTTTTCCCTCTTCTACAACAGGATCTGTAAGTGACATATCATTTGCTTCTCTCTTGAACGAGTGGGTCCGCATTGAATATTCAGGTAAAACCGCTATTGGAAAATTCAGACAAGAGCTACACTATATGTTCAATAGCATGCGTGCTTTCTTTCCGGAGGATCATGAAGTTCATCATCGCCAGAAGTCTCATTCTGGTCAGGAAAAACTAGATTTTACTGCTACGTCAGAGAAAATTGCAGGTGACAATACATTGTACTCTAGCGAAATGAATCTGCAGATATTGTTCCCTGAGGCTCTAAGAAACATGTCTCCTTACTCGATAGTTTCGTTACAGAACAACGAGGTTGATTCTTACCTTACTCTAGAGTTCAAACCAATCGATTTTTTATTTCTCTCCCATAAGGCCCTGAAGAGCGATATGGAATATCTTATAGTTCTGTCGGGGAAGATGGATTTAAATCTTAAGTTCCTTAAGGAATTCCTTCAGCGATTTCATCTTTTCCGCTTTCTTTACAAAATCCATTGTGACAGCGAAGATGAGATTGTGTTCCCAGCTGTGGAGGCTATGGCGAAATTACAAAACATAAGCTTTTCGTGTTCTAATGACCACAAATTGGAAAAGGAGCTCCTAAGTAATGTCACTGATATTCTGTATGAAATGTGTGAGTTACATGTTTCCTTTCCTGCTGAAACGTCAAACTTTCTGGATGGTACACCTCAACAGAGATTACTTTATTATCGTAGTATGTGCACAAAGCTTCACGATATGTGTAAAACAATGCGTATCGCTCTAGAGAAGCATGTGTACCATGACGAGATTCAGGTTTGGTCATCATTTTTGGAGTTCTTCCTGTACGAGGAACAAGAAAAGATCATAGGGCGCATGCTAGGAAGGACAAGAGCAGAAAATTTGCAAGTAATTTTGTCGTGGCTTATGATGTCATTGTCACCTGGTGAACAACACGGCATATGGTCCATATTGTTTAAGGCTACAAAAAATACAATGTTTACTGAATGGTTGGCAGAATGGTGGGATGGCATAGACAAGAGTGGCATGACTGCAACAGAAGAGGAGTTCAATGGCTTCCCTTTGAGAGCAGAAGATCCGCTAGAGATTGTTGCAACCTATCTTTCAAGTGAAACTTGCAACGAGCTTGAAGGGATGAACCTTCCTGGTAGAGTATCAATCTTTCGAGAAAGAGGTTGTAACGGTGTTAATGCTAGACTTTCTGTAAAGGATAACGCAAAACCTTTAAATCGCAAGTTAAAATTTTTCCAAGGCCGCGTGTTTAATGGTTCAAGTAATGAAGATGAGAAGCGCTTGCAGGGAGTGATATTTGTCAA
This window of the Papaver somniferum cultivar HN1 unplaced genomic scaffold, ASM357369v1 unplaced-scaffold_65, whole genome shotgun sequence genome carries:
- the LOC113343716 gene encoding zinc finger protein BRUTUS-like At1g74770 — translated: MEQNGEFLGFGGCYWWCCGGGGDEFSSEECPLLEKVEVGGSTNSSTIGTVLVMDAPTLIFVCFHKAFRAELEELHRITLSFLEINGFPGRDLILDLLYRFRYLQLVYKYHSAAENEVIFKALGERVKNIECSYYLEHRRSIDDLFDSVFWWFSSLLEADGKFSLPFQELVNRVNSLQSSICQDMLREDEQVFPWLIQFSLEEQASLVRKFIYSVPITLLEDMLPWMASYLPKTEQINFALCIKAVIPKENLLRKVMISWLVKKRQPTSKSFSIPESGNWVLSSNIPLCLKEFPKAYLSGKNLPGKICSGIKSDRTEHTAKCHPIDVLHVWHGVISKDLNKILEDLQEKGGSRIYSHLSSICSRLKFFVDVLIFYSAALEKVFFSVLNELVDESSSFSHRRFPDDSQIEGLFQALQNLSSQNIMSLSTHLERLGLQLDSFIEGINAHFAFQESEVLPLIRKHCDYEMQQSLLYKSLQVMPLGLLKCVISWLSTHLTEDESNAITCSMMLAGSVSDISFASLLNEWVRIEYSGKTAIGKFRQELHYMFNSMRAFFPEDHEVHHRQKSHSGQEKLDFTATSEKIAGDNTLYSSEMNLQILFPEALRNMP